TTCGCGTGCACAACGACGACATCACCCGCCTCGTCGAGGACATCAGGGTGCCGACCGGCGTCCCCGTCGAGATTCTCTGAGACGCGACCTCTCGACCTTCGCCTTCGCCGCGTCGATCGCCTCGAAGTCCGCGGCATCGGCCTCGACCACCGAACCCCGCCAGCGCGGATGGAAGACGGTGAACAACCCGAGGGCGAGCGCCGCCACACCGATGGGAACAATGGCGTCACCTTCGCCCGTGTAGGTCGGATAGAGCACGAAGGCCGACAGCAGTGCGGTCCAGAGCCACAGGATCAGCACCGAGCGCCGGTGGCCGTGGCCCAGACGCATCAGCCGGTGGTGGAGGTGTTCCTTGTCGGCCTCGGCCACGGCGGTCCGTTTCACCGCCCGACGGGTGATGGCGAACAGCGTGTCGAGGATCGGCACGCCGAGGATCACCAGCGGGATGAAGATCGGCGCGAAGAAGAAGAACGCCTGACCGGAGAATTCCTCGGTGGTCCGCCCGCCGACCGACATGGTCGATGCGGCCATCAGGAGGCCGAGCAGCAGCGCCCCGCTGTCGCCCATGAAGATCCGGGCGGGGTGGACGTTGTGCGGGAGAAAGCCGACACACAGGCCCAGCGTGATGGTCGCCCAGAGCGCACCGGGATTGTTCGGATCGAGCACACCCTCGTTGCCGAGCTGGAGGGCGTAGAGCAGGAACGTCGCCGACGCGATGGCGATGATGCCGCCGGCCAGACCGTCGAGACCGTCGATGAAGTTCACGGCATTGGCCATGCCGAGCACCCACATCACCGTGACCAGCGCCGACCAATCAGCCGACAGGAAGAGCAGATCGAAGAACGGCACCCGGAAGAAGAGGATCGAGACCCCGGTGAGCGACATCACCGAGCCGGCGAGCACCATGCCGGCCAGCTTCGCGGGCGCCGAGATCTCGCGGACGTCGTCGATGAAGCCGACACTCCAGATCACGCCGGCGGCGATGACCACGCCGATCATCTCCGTACGGGCCGACATGACGCCGGAGAATTCGTCCAGCAGCGCGGCCGCGCCGAACGCCACGAGGAGTCCGAACATCATCGCCGCCCCACCGCCGCGCGGCGTCGGGACGAGGTGGACGTGTCGTTCGTCGGGCTCGGCGACCGCGCCGATACGGATCGACATCCGCCGCACGATCGGCACCGCGAGAAACGTGACGATCGCCGCGGTGGCCCCGACGAGGAGATAGGCCGAGAGGGCCGGCATCATGACGCCGCCTCCGGTGACCGGGCCTCAGGCTCCGAGGTTCGGGTAGGGCGGGAACTCGGCGCAGAGAGTGGCGGCATCGGCCTTGACCGCGGCGACCGCGCCCGGGTCCGCCCGCTCGCGCAGGGCGCGGGCGATCAACTCGGCGATGACGGCCATCTCGGCCGGTCCCATTCCCTGCGTGGTCACGGCCGGGGTGCCGATGCGCACGCCCGAGGTGACGAACGGCGAGCGGGGATCGTCGGGGATGGTGTTCTTGTTGAGACTGACGCCGGCGTCGTCGAGCACCGCCTGGGCCTCTTTGCCGGTCAGCTCCTCGTCGAACGTCCCGAGATCGACGAGCATCAGATGGTTGTCGGTGCCGCCGCTCACCAGTCGGAAGCCATGGCCGGCCAGCGCCTCGGCCAGCGCGCCGGCGTTGGCCACGATGCGGGCCGCGTAGTCGGCGAACTCGGCGCTGGCCGCCTCGCCGAAGGCGATGGCCTTTGCCGCGATGACGTGTTCGAGGGGTCCACCCTGGATGCCGGGGAAGATCGCCTTGTCGATCTTGGCCCCGAACTCCTCACGAGTGAGGATGCAGCCGCCTCGCGGTCCCCGGAGGGTCTTGTGGGTGGTGAAGGTCATGACATCGGCGAGCGGCAGCGGGTTCGGATGCGCCCCACCGGCGATCAGCCCGGCGATGTGCGCCGCATCGAACATCAGGAGGGCCCCGACCTCGTCGGCGATCTCACGCAGCGGCTTCGGGTCGATGATGCGCGGATAGGCGGTGGCACCCGCCACGATCATCTTCGGCTTCGCCGCGTGCGCCTTGGCCGCCATGTCCTCGTAGTCGATGCGCTCGTCGCTGGCGGTGACGCCGTAGGACACGAAGTCGTACTGGAGCCCGGAGAAGTTCACGGGCGAGCCATGGGTGAGGTGCCCACCGTGGTCCAGGCTCATGCCGAGGACCGTGTCGCCGGGTTCGAGCAGGGCCTGGTAGACGCCCATGTTGGCGACCGCGCCGGCATGAGGCTGGACGTTCGCGTGTTCGGCGCCGAACAAGGCGCAGACACGCCGGCGCGCCTCGTCCTCGATCTCGTCGACCACCATGTTGCCGCCGTAGTAGCGCTTGCCCGGATAGCCCTCGCTGTATTTGTTGGTGAGCACCGATCCGGTCGCGGCCATGACGGCGGGCGAGGCGAAGTTCTCCGATGCGATCAGCTGGATCGTGGAGTTCTGGCGGGTCTCTTCCTTCGTGATCAGGTCGAGCACAGGATCATCGGCGGCGCTGGGCCAGGGCATGGTGTCCTCCAGAATGCGAGATCAACGCAGAGCGTACCGTCCGAGTGAATCAGACCGGGGCGACGGACTCGCCACCGAGGGCATCCAGCTTGGCGACCCGAGCGGTGTGGCGACCGCCCTCGAAGGTCGCCCCGAGCCAGGCGTCGAGTGCGTCGACTGCGACCTGCGGCCCGGTGAGTCGCTCACCGACACAGATCACATTGGCATCGTTGTGTTCGCGACTCAATCGGGCCGATGTGGCGTCGTGGACCGTCGCGGCCCGTACCCCGGCGATCTTGTTGGCAGCGATCGCGATGCCGATCCCGCTGCCACACACACAGAGTCCACCGTCGGCCTCGCCCGACGCGACCGACCGACCGACAGCCGCGCCGAAGTCGGGATAGTCGACCCGGTCCTCGGAGTGGGTCCCGCAATCGACGACGTCGTGACCCTCGTCGCGCAGATGCTGGGCGAGCGACTGCTTCAGGTGGAATCCGGCATGGTCGGAACCGACGGCGATACGCATGGGCCGAGCCTAGGAGTCGGAGGCGACGATGGCCTCGATCTCGGCCTCGGTGATCGATCCCTCCCGCAGGACGACCGGTGTCGGGCCGACCACCGACACCACGGTGGACGCCACGCCCGGCCGGGGACCGTCGTCGAGCACCGTCGCGATCGTGGGGAACAGGGCCGCGACCTCGGCTGCGCGGACCGGCGTGTCGCCGCCGTGCACGTTGGCGCTCGTCGCCGAGATCGGACCCACCGCCGAGGCGAGCGCGACCGCCACCACATCGTCGGGACAGCGCACGCCGAGCGTCTCGTCATCGCCGGCCGCGAGGGACCCGACGACGTGGCGCGGGGCCACGATCGTCAACGGACCGGGCCAGAAGCGCGCGGCCAGGGCCTCGCCCGCCGGGCCGAGATCCACATAGTTGCGAGCTTGATCGATGTCGGCCACGAGCACTGCGACCAGCACATCGACGGGTCGATTCTTCAGCGCGAACATCGCATCGACCGCGGCACTGTTCTCGGCCGCAGCGGCGAGGCCGTAGACCGTGTCGGTGGGGATGATCACGACGCCCCCGCTGCGAAGGTCGCGCACGGCGTTCTCGAGGTCGTCGGGCTCCATTGCTACTCCGCGTTCTTCCTGGCCACGACGGCACGGGGCCGGCCGGTCAGGTCGGGATGGATGGTGGCGCGCAGCCGAAGGGCCTCGGCCCAGCCGGCGACGGTGTCGGTCTGGTCGGGGGCCATCTCGAGGACGAGCACTCCCTCGGCCGCGAGCCAGCGGGGCGCGTCGTCGACGAGACGGCGCAGGTCGTCGAGTCCGGTGGCACCGGCGCGCAGGGCCGTGGGCGGCTCCCACTCCCCCACAACCGGGGGCAGCTCCTCGCCGTCGGCGACGTACGGGGGGTTCGACACGATCAGGTCGAGCGAACCCTCGACAGCGGGCGGGAGGGCCGAGTACCAGGACCCCTCGTGCAGCGAGACCCTGGTGGCCGCCCGGCCGACGCCGGCGAGATTCGCCCTCGC
The sequence above is a segment of the Acidimicrobiales bacterium genome. Coding sequences within it:
- the rpiB gene encoding ribose 5-phosphate isomerase B; amino-acid sequence: MRIAVGSDHAGFHLKQSLAQHLRDEGHDVVDCGTHSEDRVDYPDFGAAVGRSVASGEADGGLCVCGSGIGIAIAANKIAGVRAATVHDATSARLSREHNDANVICVGERLTGPQVAVDALDAWLGATFEGGRHTARVAKLDALGGESVAPV
- a CDS encoding MraY family glycosyltransferase, which gives rise to MMPALSAYLLVGATAAIVTFLAVPIVRRMSIRIGAVAEPDERHVHLVPTPRGGGAAMMFGLLVAFGAAALLDEFSGVMSARTEMIGVVIAAGVIWSVGFIDDVREISAPAKLAGMVLAGSVMSLTGVSILFFRVPFFDLLFLSADWSALVTVMWVLGMANAVNFIDGLDGLAGGIIAIASATFLLYALQLGNEGVLDPNNPGALWATITLGLCVGFLPHNVHPARIFMGDSGALLLGLLMAASTMSVGGRTTEEFSGQAFFFFAPIFIPLVILGVPILDTLFAITRRAVKRTAVAEADKEHLHHRLMRLGHGHRRSVLILWLWTALLSAFVLYPTYTGEGDAIVPIGVAALALGLFTVFHPRWRGSVVEADAADFEAIDAAKAKVERSRLRESRRGRRSAP
- a CDS encoding L-threonylcarbamoyladenylate synthase, yielding MEPDDLENAVRDLRSGGVVIIPTDTVYGLAAAAENSAAVDAMFALKNRPVDVLVAVLVADIDQARNYVDLGPAGEALAARFWPGPLTIVAPRHVVGSLAAGDDETLGVRCPDDVVAVALASAVGPISATSANVHGGDTPVRAAEVAALFPTIATVLDDGPRPGVASTVVSVVGPTPVVLREGSITEAEIEAIVASDS
- the glyA gene encoding serine hydroxymethyltransferase — encoded protein: MPWPSAADDPVLDLITKEETRQNSTIQLIASENFASPAVMAATGSVLTNKYSEGYPGKRYYGGNMVVDEIEDEARRRVCALFGAEHANVQPHAGAVANMGVYQALLEPGDTVLGMSLDHGGHLTHGSPVNFSGLQYDFVSYGVTASDERIDYEDMAAKAHAAKPKMIVAGATAYPRIIDPKPLREIADEVGALLMFDAAHIAGLIAGGAHPNPLPLADVMTFTTHKTLRGPRGGCILTREEFGAKIDKAIFPGIQGGPLEHVIAAKAIAFGEAASAEFADYAARIVANAGALAEALAGHGFRLVSGGTDNHLMLVDLGTFDEELTGKEAQAVLDDAGVSLNKNTIPDDPRSPFVTSGVRIGTPAVTTQGMGPAEMAVIAELIARALRERADPGAVAAVKADAATLCAEFPPYPNLGA